A window of the Fusarium poae strain DAOMC 252244 chromosome 3, whole genome shotgun sequence genome harbors these coding sequences:
- a CDS encoding hypothetical protein (BUSCO:23606at5125) — protein MLTRPVAAALSCRHCQSAIIRAVVSRPATSPFRSFPQTSRLLPIATRFYSDVKTTDPIGEKTTSISATDISNDSIDVSPEADQSGDVPWFLEVEPPRHPQNQHAVELPKVPEGAPEVIEPMIKYIFEDMGLDDISLLDLREIDPPAALGPNLIMLFATARSERHLHISSGRFVRWLRKNHSISARADGLIGPGELRTKLRRLRKKAKLMGTNTAIIPGGDNGISTGWVCVNFSSSGDQIDEAAKVDDSGRFSGFGAPQTGTTVVIQCMTDSRRAELDLETLWKGILKKNLKQNKQARGERIDNPEEIERLLASKIQLPKSGSALQWQAMQNASQRRTYTTSARRLSPDLVSEGSSQASPGSGDDLVYSQPDNRSNNLQTDDTRTLDQVGKWFQDIQLAGLPLTQETLRQFIMGALTAPTSEPAARNRLALVDQMLWTAEERGMTIWDSAMFASLVQGFLVSPSYGQPELEKAQRNIESIMDRSDCLFTATETRRLMAHYAEREDWPRFWDIFRKPHLHKQSRAPEVYACVFQALADTKSQIMCIENLRWIYPEMLNETEPIPILGTVYTTLKNCLKVCDPEAEYILKNGIQSFQSTNYLGEDIRINRFAAVRTKNREYLNILREVEQLHAAHSGR, from the coding sequence ATGTTGACTCGTCCTGTGGCCGCAGCGTTGAGTTGCAGACATTGTCAATCTGCTATTATACGCGCTGTTGTGTCGCGTCCAGCTACAAGTCCTTTTCGCAGTTTTCCCCAAACATCACGATTACTTCCTATAGCGACAAGGTTTTATTCAGATGTCAAGACTACCGATCCGATAGGCGAGAAGACCACTTCAATTTCCGCGACCGACATTTCAAATGATTCCATCGATGTTTCGCCAGAGGCCGATCAATCTGGCGACGTTCCTTGGTTTCTCGAAGTTGAGCCTCCGCGACATCCTCAAAACCAACATGCAGTCGAGCTACCAAAGGTTCCGGAAGGCGCCCCGGAGGTCATTGAGCCAATGATCAAATACATATTCGAGGACATGGGCTTGGACGACATTTCTCTTCTCGACTTGCGCGAAATTGATCCCCCCGCTGCTCTTGGCCCGAACCTGATTATGCTATTTGCGACAGCTCGAAGTGAACGACATCTTCACATCTCCTCCGGTCGTTTCGTACGATGGCTTCGAAAGAATCACAGCATTTCCGCGCGAGCTGATGGACTGATTGGGCCTGGTGAACTCCGGACAAAACTCCGACGACTTCGAAAGAAGGCGAAACTTATGGGAACCAATACTGCCATTATTCCTGGTGGCGATAACGGCATCTCCACTGGATGGGTCTGCGTCAACTTTTCCTCCAGCGGTGACCAGATTGATGAAGCGGCCAAGGTCGATGATAGCGGTCGCTTCTCTGGTTTCGGTGCGCCCCAGACTGGTACCACGGTGGTGATTCAGTGCATGACAGATTCTCGAAGAGCAGAGCTTGACTTGGAAACTCTTTGGAAGGGCatcttgaagaagaattTAAAACAAAACAAGCAAGCTCGTGGGGAAAGGATAGACAATCCCGAGGAGATCGAGCGACTTCTTGCCTCCAAGATCCAGTTGCCTAAATCAGGATCTGCTCTACAATGGCAGGCTATGCAGAACGCCTCTCAACGGCGTACGTATACCACCAGCGCGCGACGATTGTCACCAGATCTTGTGTCAGAAGGATCTTCGCAGGCGTCACCTGGCTCAGGCGATGATCTTGTCTATTCTCAACCTGATAACAGGTCTAATAACCTGCAAACGGATGATACAAGAACCCTCGACCAAGTTGGCAAGTGGTTCCAGGATATACAACTTGCCGGGTTACCCCTCACACAAGAAACGTTACGCCAGTTTATCATGGGAGCACTGACAGCGCCCACATCTGAACCGGCTGCGAGAAACCGACTCGCCTTGGTTGACCAGATGCTCTGGACAGCTGAGGAGAGGGGCATGACAATCTGGGACTCTGCAATGTTTGCGTCACTCGTCCAAGGGTTCTTGGTATCACCATCTTACGGGCAGCCTGAGCTTGAGAAAGCACAAAGGAATATTGAAAGCATCATGGACAGATCGGATTGTTTATTTACCGCAACCGAAACTCGTCGTTTGATGGCACATTATGCAGAGCGAGAAGACTGGCCCCGTTTCTGGGACATCTTTCGCAAACCACACTTGCACAAACAATCCAGGGCACCAGAAGTTTATGCGTGTGTCTTTCAAGCTCTGGCAGATACCAAAAGTCAAATCATGTGTATCGAGAATCTGCGCTGGATCTATCCCGAAATGCTTAACGAAACCGAACCCATCCCCATCTTAGGCACGGTCTATACCACCCTCAAAAACTGCCTCAAAGTTTGCGATCCAGAAGCTGAATACATTTTAAAGAACGGGATCCAATCTTTTCAATCAACCAACTATCTTGGTGAAGATATAAGGATCAACAGGTTCGCAGCGGTAAGAACCAAGAACAGAGAATACCTCAACATTCTGAGAGAAGTGGAACAGCTTCACGCCGCACATAGCGGACGATAG
- a CDS encoding hypothetical protein (BUSCO:1752at5125), translating into MFVRQTRKGIFALQSRLSRPHIATTLGRRNGRQLATAVDDFQLNSYGGLHEQLARSGLQPFQAPSSSHADLRAFDPMNLLTVPEPTEARPFGKINNKGVPGEVEEMIPVFDACVRVGKLERAALVLKRLNATGLIPGEEMIILHNQYLRASLDQLRMTPDRKQAESLHKWYELQIRTTDIPQTAETIACMLKASLLSERGARLERLVTRYMSMAPGEAGLRVLSMADILSDQDLGVITEICPTYTFAPEAESDAQYVSMAEDEYLDMEEGHGETAATTSAYPDIRPTPQRGEGLSALKKNLNLINELQDVDISKLPAEEQREFQTRLEKDSIDIAIEKWRNVKKNLDKMRITTALNDKHEETSLAACMHLWLEAMEERLKEEIMKVDESEASLNKNEEDLERCVYGPILRLGDPTRLAAVTILTLLSTSAIQGVDKGVVIQRLLNDVSRVAQDDMRTQIQEKAERERRRSRKVKFTGNEADAPLPEGNIIADAKEPVDTKHPAMTAWSVQVRARVGSILVKALIETAKVKVVKQHPISKERISQFQPAFSHMHAPRKGKKVGMLFINSELVERLKREPMGDFLAKHLPMVAMPRPWKLINEGGFLSSKATLVRLKTGDVEQRLYTKAAIKRGDMDQVFKGLDVLGKTPWRINNNVLDVMVEAWNSGDAIANMPTLTPDLTTPAEPTGSDPLLRRAWLRSVKAVENERSALHSQRCYMNLQLEIARAFRKQVIYFPHNMDYRGRAYPLPTYLNHMGADHTRALLKFADGKELGAEGLRWLKIHLANLYGFDKASFSEREAFATENLPKIIESVENPLGGSRWWLKAEDPWQCLAACFELKAAHELEDPTKYVSSLPVHQDGTCNGLQHYAALGGDTWGAQQVNLMPGDRPADVYMAVANLVKESIAKEAEKGNQLGQNCMGKITRKVVKQTVMTNVYGVTFSGAKQQVCKQLDALYPNMYKETGIPNLVTATYIAKHIFSALGTMFRGAHDIQYWLGEIGARACKALTESQIQQLAEESPDPGSKKKELDELTSQFRSTIVWTTPLRMPVVQPYRKATSREIRTCLQAISYPTQGRTEPVDRRKQLQGFPPNFIHSLDASHMLLSALKCDELGLNFAAVHDSFWTHAADVDIMNGVLRDAFIRIHEEDVVGRLAVEFEARYKNSLYLANVPADSPAGHAIKAFRKKNKLTLKEELLLEYKRMSLIKSGNPWDLEAAEKIKTPASVFEDMEMTEEELELEQDPENVGGGLGEIPKAESSLTSAVKEAVQEMDPDGTDELSVVLLNRLKHTNFEMNVINPKKEISKNKKLYIPIWRPMTFPKLPEKGDFDVKKLRNSQYFFS; encoded by the coding sequence ATGTTCGTCCGACAGACGAGAAAAGGCATCTTTGCCTTGCAATCAAGGCTCTCAAGACCACACATTGCGACAACCCTCGGGCGACGTAACGGCAGACAACTCGCCACAGCCGTCGACGACTTTCAACTTAACAGTTATGGCGGCCTTCATGAGCAGCTTGCTAGATCGGGTCTACAACCTTTTCAGGccccttcctcttctcatgCCGACCTTCGAGCATTCGACCCGATGAACCTATTGACCGTCCCCGAGCCTACAGAAGCTCGACCTTTCGGcaagatcaacaacaagGGCGTCCCCGGCGAAGTTGAAGAGATGATCCCAGTTTTCGATGCTTGTGTTCGTGTTGGCAAGCTCGAGAGAGCAGCTCTCGTTTTGAAGCGACTCAATGCAACTGGATTGATTCCTGGCGAAGAAATGATCATCCTGCACAATCAATACCTCCGTGCCTCTCTCGACCAACTACGAATGACCCCGGACCGAAAACAAGCCGAGAGCCTACATAAATGGTACGAGCTACAAATACGAACCACAGATATACCACAAACTGCAGAAACAATTGCATGCATGCTCAAGGCCTCGCTTCTGTCTGAGCGTGGTGCCCGCCTAGAGCGTCTCGTCACCCGCTATATGAGTATGGCCCCTGGCGAAGCTGGCTTGCGAGTGTTGAGCATGGCCGACATTCTTAGCGATCAGGATCTCGGCGTCATCACAGAGATTTGTCCAACTTACACTTTCGCACCGGAAGCCGAATCCGATGCTCAGTACGTGTCAATGGCAGAAGATGAGTATCTGGACATGGAGGAAGGGCATGGCGAAACTGCAGCAACTACATCAGCTTATCCCGATATCCGACCAACGCCACAACGAGGAGAGGGTCTCAGCGCCCTCAAAAAGAACCTGAACCTCATTAACGAGCTGCAAGACGTTGACATTTCAAAACTGCCAGCCGAAGAACAACGCGAATTCCAGACTCGCTTAGAAAAGGACTCTATCGATATTGCTATTGAGAAATGGCGGAATGTCAAGAAAAATCTCGACAAGATGCGCATCACCACGGCTTTGAACGATAAGCACGAGGAAACCAGTCTTGCTGCGTGTATGCACCTATGGCTTGAAGCTATGGAGGAACGCTTGAAAGAAGAAATCATGAAAGTCGACGAGTCCGAGGCGAGCCTAAACAAGAACGAAGAGGATTTGGAGCGATGTGTCTACGGCCCAATTTTGAGACTTGGGGACCCTACTAGGCTGGCTGCGGTTACAATCCTCACCCTCCTCAGTACCAGCGCGATTCAGGGTGTAGACAAGGGCGTAGTCATCCAGCGTCTACTTAACGATGTTTCCCGTGTGGCTCAGGATGATATGCGCACGCAAATACAAGAAAAGGCCGAACGAGAACGCCGCCGAAGTCGCAAGGTCAAGTTTACTGGAAATGAAGCAGATGCTCCGCTTCCCGAAGGAAACATCATCGCAGATGCAAAAGAACCGGTTGATACGAAGCACCCTGCCATGACTGCATGGTCCGTCCAAGTCAGGGCCCGGGTTGGGTCAATCCTTGTCAAGGCTTTGATCGAGACAGCAAAGGTCAAGGTCGTCAAGCAACACCCCATTTCCAAGGAGCGAATCAGCCAATTCCAGCCTGCGTTTTCACATATGCATGCCCCCCGAAAAGGCAAAAAGGTTGGAATGCTGTTTATCAATTCAGAACTCGTCGAGCGCCTGAAGCGAGAGCCCATGGGTGACTTTCTCGCTAAGCACCTCCCCATGGTTGCCATGCCTCGGCCTTGGAAGCTAATCAACGAGGGAGGCTTCCTCTCTAGCAAAGCTACTCTGGTTCGCCTTAAAACGGGAGATGTTGAGCAGCGACTTTACACCAAGGCAGCTATCAAGCGTGGTGATATGGATCAAGTGTTCAAGGGACTGGACGTACTGGGAAAGACACCTTGGAGGATCAACAACAACGTTCTTGATGTCATGGTAGAAGCCTGGAACAGTGGTGATGCAATTGCCAATATGCCCACCCTGACCCCGGATCTAACCACCCCAGCCGAGCCTACCGGATCTGACCCCCTTCTTCGTCGAGCCTGGCTTCGAAGCGTCAAGGCGGTCGAGAACGAGCGTTCCGCTCTCCACTCCCAGAGATGTTATATGAACTTGCAACTCGAGATTGCTCGAGCATTTCGCAAGCAGGTCATTTACTTTCCCCACAACATGGACTATCGAGGCCGCGCCTATCCTCTCCCGACATACCTGAACCACATGGGAGCTGATCACACTCGCGCTCTACTCAAGTTTGCTGATGGTAAAGAGCTCGGCGCGGAAGGTCTGAGGTGGCTCAAGATTCACTTGGCCAACTTGTACGGCTTTGACAAGGCTTCCTTCAGCGAGAGAGAGGCCTTTGCCACAGAAAACCTACCCAAAATTATCGAGAGTGTTGAGAACCCTCTCGGTGGCAGCCGTTGGTGGTTAAAGGCAGAAGACCCCTGGCAATGCTTGGCTGCTTGCTTTGAGTTAAAGGCAGCTCACGAGCTTGAGGATCCCACCAAATATGTCTCTAGTCTGCCAGTCCACCAGGATGGCACCTGCAACGGTTTACAACATTATGCAGCGCTTGGCGGAGATACTTGGGGAGCTCAGCAGGTCAACCTCATGCCTGGAGATAGACCAGCTGATGTTTACATGGCTGTTGCCAACCTTGTCAAGGAGTCGATTGCCAAGGAAGCCGAGAAGGGCAACCAGCTTGGCCAGAACTGCATGGGCAAGATCACTAGAAAGGTTGTGAAGCAAACAGTCATGACCAATGTCTATGGCGTTACCTTTTCAGGTGCCAAACAACAAGTTTGCAAACAGTTGGACGCTCTGTACCCCAACATGTACAAGGAGACTGGTATACCCAATCTTGTCACTGCTACATACATTGCAAAGCACATTTTTTCAGCTCTCGGAACCATGTTCCGTGGTGCCCACGATATCCAGTATTGGTTGGGCGAGATTGGTGCACGAGCATGCAAGGCCTTGACCGAGTCACAAATTCAGCAGCTTGCAGAAGAATCGCCAGATCCCggcagcaagaagaaggagctgGATGAATTAACCTCGCAATTCCGATCGACAATTGTGTGGACTACTCCCCTCCGAATGCCCGTCGTTCAACCTTACCGAAAAGCTACCAGTCGAGAAATTCGTACTTGTCTGCAGGCCATTTCCTATCCCACTCAGGGTAGAACTGAGCCCGTCGATCGCAGGAAGCAACTTCAAGGATTCCCTCCCAACTTTATCCACTCCCTAGACGCGAGTCACATGCTTCTGTCAGCTCTCAAGTGTGATGAGCTGGGATTGAACTTTGCGGCCGTTCACGATTCTTTCTGGACTCATGCTGCCGATGTCGACATTATGAATGGAGTTCTCCGAGACGCTTTCATCCGAATTCACGAGGAAGATGTTGTTGGCCGATTGGCAGTAGAGTTTGAGGCACGATACAAGAACTCACTTTACCTGGCTAATGTCCCTGCGGATAGCCCTGCTGGGCATGCTATCAAGGCTTTTcgcaaaaagaacaagctGACTCTAAAGGAGGAACTCTTGTTGGAGTATAAGCGCATGAGCCTTATCAAATCCGGAAACCCGTGGGACTTGGAAGCCGCAGAGAAGATTAAAACACCTGCCTCGGTCTTTGAAGATATGGAAATGACCGAAGAGGAGCTCGAGCTTGAGCAGGACCCCGAGAATGTGGGCGGCGGTCTTGGAGAAATCCCCAAGGCGGAATCCAGCCTCACTTCGGCCGTCAAAGAAGCTGTACAGGAAATGGATCCTGACGGAACGGACGAGCTGAGtgttgttcttctcaacCGTCTCAAACATACCAACTTTGAGATGAACGTTATCAACCCAAAGAAGGAGATCAGCAAGAATAAGAAGCTGTACATCCCCATTTGGCGCCCCATGACCTTCCCCAAGCTCCCTGAAAAGGGTGACTTTGATGTGAAGAAATTGAGGAATAGTCAATACTTCTTTTCCTGA
- a CDS encoding hypothetical protein (BUSCO:33843at5125) — MASFASQTYTPTEEAEIQQWLTTSERLKSPEDKSTILETLNNHLSSRSTLLGSKPSKADVAIYETLAPIVAQWSPEERTGEKGHPHIVRHVDFVQNSPLFGLDVKDENKVKVNQDEVLYVKPPVDAKAEKEKKKKAAAAAGGEASLVDRTKEKVKEVVENAKEKIATDKPKKEKKEKAPKQKAAPAAAAPLSPALIDLRVGHILKAINHPDADSLYVSTIAVGDKPGNEDYVEYEGQICRTVCSGLNGLVPLESMQGRKVVVVCNLKPVKMRGIKSCAMVLAASPKIKEGEVDDHKGPVELVTPPEGSKAGDRVWFEGWEGQPEGVLNPKKKVWETFQPGFTTTDGLEVAFDAAAVEQLGKTGTGRLVTESGGVCTVPSLKDAVVR, encoded by the coding sequence ATGGCTTCTTTTGCTTCTCAGACTTATACTCCCACCGAGGAGGCCGAGATCCAGCAATGGCTCACCACCTCTGAGCGTCTCAAGTCCCCCGAGGACAAGTCTACCATCCTCGAGACCCTCAACAACCACCTCTCCAGCCGTTCTACTCTTCTCGGCAGCAAGCCCTCCAAGGCTGACGTCGCTATCTACGAGACCCTCGCTCCCATTGTCGCCCAGTGGTCCCCCGAGGAGCGCACCGGCGAGAAGGGCCACCCCCACATTGTCCGCCATGTCGACTTTGTCCAGAACTCTCCTCTTTTCGGACTCGATGTCAAGGATGagaacaaggtcaaggtcaaccaGGATGAGGTCCTCTACGTGAAGCCTCCCGTCGACGCCAAGgccgagaaggaaaagaagaagaaggctgctgctgctgccggtGGTGAGGCCTCTCTCGTTGACCGCACCAAggaaaaggtcaaggaggTTGTCGAGAATGCCAAGGAGAAGATTGCTACCGATAAgcccaagaaggagaagaaggagaaggctcCCAAGCAAAAGGCTGCCCCTGCCGCTGCTGCTCCTCTGTCACCTGCGCTGATTGACCTCCGTGTCGGCCACATCCTCAAGGCCATCAACCACCCCGACGCCGATTCCCTTTACGTCTCCACCATCGCTGTTGGTGACAAGCCTGGCAATGAGGACTACGTCGAGTACGAGGGCCAGATCTGCCGAACCGTCTGCTCTGGCCTCAACGGTCTCGTCCCTCTTGAGTCTATGCAGGGTCGcaaggttgttgttgtctgcAACCTGAAGCCTGTCAAGATGCGAGGCATCAAGTCTTGCGCCATGGTTCTCGCCGCTTCccccaagatcaaggagggTGAGGTTGATGACCACAAGGGACCCGTCGAGCTTGTCACCCCTCCTGAGGGATCCAAGGCCGGTGACCGTGTTTGGTTCGAGGGTTGGGAGGGTCAGCCCGAGGGTGTCCTCAAccccaagaagaaggtctGGGAGACTTTCCAGCCTGGTTTCACCACCACTGATGGTCTCGAGGTTGCTTtcgatgctgctgctgttgagcaGTTGGGCAAGACTGGAACCGGTCGTCTCGTTACTGAGAGCGGTGGTGTCTGCACTGTTCCCAGCCTCAAGGATGCCGTTGTGCGATAA
- a CDS encoding hypothetical protein (BUSCO:9407at5125), which yields MASPSTASSPRSDSRLPTSTPSSPPESNDDLEGADDALVREEQEARAENNKNEEKHRQALLKKKKTKKAETKAEREAKARELDELLAKSAAFSDILTKKTQVLGRVGSSLNGATLGEHNLKMAAQPKCMINGTMRDYQLEGLTWMYEICSQGMSGILADEMGLGKTVQTIALIALLREQENYLGPHLIVAPLSTLSNWIAEFEKWTPSIPVEMYHGDKKAREQIFKTKMTKHLKSGRPTAKFPVVCTSYEMVLRDQHNLSRINWEFIIIDEGHRMKNAEAKLFQQLRQFHSATRLLITGTPLQNNLKELWSLLHFLLPNIFTDWEAFESWFDFSDLQDEEGTEEFIADQKKQELVKKIHLILQPMLLRRVKADVAAYLPKKREYVLFAPMTKDQTDLYNVLTDKTVDTRQYLENKVLEKLNAGVSTTPSAKSSRSSSLAPSKATSLPIRERKKEMEPEESEKPEEPAPNAFSVMMNKKRGRGRPPKNPKPDTPTETPEKLGTKRKNHPVALEPEPKSTKSSRQATPIGLRRRTRKTRTYKDAGSDEEKLSDDEFEAKLANEIESDDDKDDKESMTPEERERVEAFELAKKQISHKKLGNPMAQLRLVCNSPHNFYNPWKASTELPVDDSIVTASGKMLLLDRLLPRLFEGGHKVLIFSQFTTQLDILEDYCAELRGWKVCRIDGSVSQTSRQEQIADFNSDPDYKIFLLSTRAGGQGINLASADTVILFDSDFNPQQDLQAQDRCHRIGQTRPVVVFRLATKDTVEESLLNSADAKRRLEKLVIKKGNFKTMGQKMDLREDLDPESLRALLLKDGQVYKVSGGEEVLSDSDLNVLCDRSDSAYEKAASGEGDADAFRVVETGADSIKMARKD from the exons ATGGCGTCGCCGAGTACAGCCAGCTCACCCCGTTCAGATTCCCGCCTACCAACGAGTACACCAAGCTCGCCGCCAGAGTCAAATGATGACCTCGAAGGCGCAGATGATGCTCTAGTGAGAGAAGAACAGGAAGCGCGGGCTGAAAATAACAAAAATGAAGAGAAACATCGTCAGGCTCTcctgaagaaaaagaagacgaAAAAGGCTGAGACTAAAGCTGAGCGAGAAGCCAAGGCTAGAGAACTTGACGAGTTGCTGGCAAAGTCTGCTGCGTTCTCGGATATTCTCACTAAAAAGACACAGGTTCTCGGTCGTGTGGGAAGCAGTCTCAATGGAGCGACTCTCGGTGAGCATAACTTGAAAATGGCCGCGCAACCCAAGTGTATGATCAACGGCACCATGCGCGACTACCAGCTTGAGGGTTTGACTTGGATGTATGAGATTTGCTCTCAAGGCATGTCTGGTATTTTGGCTGACGAGATGGGTCTTG GCAAAACCGTTCAAACCATCGCCTTGATTGCATTGCTTCGTGAGCAAGAGAATTATCTCGGCCCTCATTTGATCGTCGCGCCTCTCAGTACACTCAGTAACTGGATTGCCGAGTTTGAAAAATGGACACCTTCGATCCCTGTGGAGATGTACCATGGCGATAAGAAAGCTCGTGAGCAGATCTTTAAGACAAAAATGACGAAGCACCTCAAGAGCGGTCGTCCTACTGCCAAGTTTCCAGTGGTTTGCACGTCTTACGAGATGGTTCTCAGAGACCAGCACAATTTGTCAAGGATCAACTGGGAGTTCATCATCATT GATGAAGGTCATCGCATGAAAAATGCAGAGGCCAAACTATTCCAACAGCTTCGCCAGTTTCACTCGGCTACTCGCCTTCTCATCACGGGAACTCCTCTGCAAAACAACTTGAAGGAATTGTGGTCACTTCTTCATTTCCTCCTTCCCAACATCTTTACTGACTGGGAGGCATTCGAGTCCTGGTTCGACTTTTCAGATCTTCAAGATGAGGAGGGAACAGAAGAGTTTATCGCCGATCAAAAGAAGCAAGAGTTGGTCAAGAAGATTCACCTGATTTTGCAGCCCATGTTGCTCCGACGTGTCAAGGCAGATGTCGCAGCATATCTTCCCAAGAAGCGGGAGTATGTGTTGTTTGCTCCCATGACAAAGGATCAAACAGATTTGTACAATGTTCTTACTGACAAAACGGTCGATACTCGACAGTATCTCGAAAACAAGGTACTCGAAAAGCTGAACGCTGGTGTATCCACAACACCCAGCGCCAAGTCATCTCGATCGAGCAGTCTTGCCCCGTCAAAGGCTACATCACTCCCAATTCGTGAGCGTAAGAAAGAGATGGAGCCAGAGGAGTCCGAGAAGCCTGAGGAGCCAGCCCCCAATGCTTTCTCCGTGATGATGAATAAGAAGCGTGGTCGTGGAAGACCTCCCAAGAATCCAAAGCCCGACACACCAACCGAAACTCCAGAGAAGCTTGGAACAAAGCGCAAGAACCACCCTGTGGCATTGGAGCCAGAGCCGAAGAGCACAAAGTCGAGTCGCCAGGCAACGCCCATTGGGTTGCGCAGAAGAACCAGAAAGACCCGAACATACAAGGATGCTGGATCGGATGAGGAGAAATTGTCAGACGATGAATTCGAGGCCAAACTCGCGAATGAGATAGAATCCGATGATGACAAGGACGACAAAGAATCGATGACTCCCGAGGAGCGTGAACGTGTCGAGGCTTTTGAGCTTGCCA AAAAGCAGATTTCTCATAAGAAGCTGGGCAACCCAATGGCCCAGCTGAGACTGGTCTGCAACTCGCCGCACAATTTCTATAACCCCTGGAAAGCTTCCACCGAGCTCCCTGTAGACGACTCAATTGTCACCGCTTCAGGAAAAATGCTCCTCTTGGATCGTCTACTTCCTCGCCTGTTTGAAGGCGGTCACAAAGTCCTCATCTTCTCTCAGTTCACCACTCAGCTAGATATTCTGGAAGACTACTGTGCCGAACTTCGAGGCTGGAAGGTCTGCCGTATCGACGGCTCCGTCTCGCAAACAAGTCGACAAGAACAAATCGCCGATTTTAACAGTGATCCAGACTACAAGATCTTTCTCTTGTCTACCCGCGCAGGCGGTCAAGGAATCAACCTTGCTTCTGCGGACACAGTCATCCTATTTGACTCCGACTTTAACCCCCAGCAAGATCTCCAAGCTCAGGATCGTTGCCATCGAATCGGCCAAACCCGCCCCGTGGTTGTTTTCCGTCTTGCGACAAAGGACACGGTTGAAGAGTCACTCCTCAACTCCGCAGACGCCAAACGCCGTCTCGAGAAGCTCGTTATCAAAAAGGGCAACTTCAAGACAATGGGACAAAAGATGGATCTCCGCGAAGATCTCGACCCTGAATCTCTTCGCGCCCTTCTTTTGAAGGATGGCCAAGTGTACAAAGTGTCTGGTGGTGAAGAGGTACTCAGCGATTCGGACCTCAATGTCCTTTGCGACAGAAGTGACTCGGCTTACGAAAAGGCTGCTAGCGGAGAAGGCGATGCTGATGCCTTCCGCGTTGTCGAAACAGGTGCTGATTCTATCAAGATGGCGCGCAAGGATTGA